From Pseudomonadota bacterium, the proteins below share one genomic window:
- a CDS encoding NADH:flavin oxidoreductase, whose protein sequence is MPQKLFTPVNLGRLVLKNRFVRSATWDGKGETDGSFSRAQVELYKNLSAGGAGLLTSGYIAVDPAGRRNPEQNLLCRPHHQQSLKKVVQAGRAHDTAFMAQLVHCGGLARSSVSGLKRVAPSALKHPLFKEMPQEIEIKEIKQLATNFGEAAGRAREAGCDGVQIHAAHGYLISQFLSPFSNQRRDDYGGDLENRGRFLEECYLKIREYVGSDFAVTMKINGSDYLENGLELKESLKLTQHLAQIGLDAVEVSGGTQVSSPWTPVPCGIKAGENEAPFLTECRAFAENLSLPVIAVGGIRSLEGAARVRDQGATLISLCRPLIREPDLIRQWQAGRDTAAACCSCNRCFIPAYKGRGISCLQLE, encoded by the coding sequence ATGCCCCAGAAACTTTTCACTCCGGTCAACCTAGGCCGACTTGTTCTGAAAAACCGTTTTGTCCGCTCCGCCACCTGGGACGGCAAGGGAGAAACCGACGGTTCTTTCAGCCGGGCCCAGGTCGAGCTTTACAAAAACCTCAGCGCCGGTGGAGCCGGCCTTCTGACCAGTGGCTATATCGCCGTCGACCCCGCCGGCCGGCGCAACCCGGAGCAGAATCTGCTCTGCCGGCCCCACCACCAGCAGTCCCTGAAAAAGGTCGTTCAGGCCGGCCGGGCCCATGATACCGCTTTCATGGCTCAACTGGTTCATTGCGGTGGACTGGCCCGCTCCAGCGTCAGCGGCCTGAAACGCGTCGCGCCGAGCGCCCTTAAACATCCGCTTTTCAAGGAAATGCCTCAGGAAATAGAAATCAAGGAAATCAAACAACTGGCGACTAATTTCGGCGAAGCCGCCGGTCGGGCCCGGGAAGCCGGCTGCGACGGCGTCCAGATTCATGCCGCGCACGGCTACCTGATCAGCCAGTTCCTTTCCCCTTTCAGCAATCAACGAAGGGATGACTATGGGGGCGACCTGGAAAATCGCGGCCGTTTTCTGGAAGAATGTTATTTGAAAATCAGGGAGTATGTCGGCTCTGACTTTGCGGTAACCATGAAAATCAACGGCTCCGACTATCTTGAAAACGGACTGGAGCTGAAAGAGAGCCTGAAGCTCACCCAACATCTGGCGCAAATCGGACTGGACGCTGTGGAAGTCAGCGGAGGCACTCAGGTTTCCTCCCCCTGGACCCCGGTCCCATGCGGCATCAAAGCCGGTGAAAATGAAGCCCCGTTTCTTACGGAATGTCGAGCTTTTGCTGAGAACCTAAGCCTTCCGGTAATTGCCGTCGGCGGCATTCGCTCTCTGGAGGGAGCGGCTCGGGTGCGCGACCAGGGCGCGACCCTGATCTCTCTTTGCCGCCCCCTGATCCGTGAACCCGACCTGATTCGCCAGTGGCAGGCCGGACGCGACACGGCGGCCGCCTGCTGTTCCTGTAACCGCTGTTTTATCCCGGCTTATAAAGGCCGGGGCATCAGTTGCCTGCAGCTGGAATAA
- a CDS encoding ATP-binding protein, translated as MFTTILSASLVGIRALPVEVEVDVSRGLPNFIVVGLADNAIKESKERIRSAIKNCGFKFPARRITINLAPADLRKEGTALDLPAALGIIAGEESGLANNAALKDYLFCGELSLDGRIKEIRGALPSAMAARECGCRGLFLPRANAMEAAAVSGIEIIAVEHLQETLDIINGKIPRPQLPTTCERIDRDLDKNLDFADVRGQQQAKRALEIAAAGGHNLLFVGPPGSGKTMLAQRLPSILPPLSFSEALESTIIHSVAGLIHNGQGLLRQRPFRAPHHTISDVALIGGGAQPRPGEVTLAHNGVLFLDEFPEFRRSALEVLRQPLENREITISRAQSQALFPADFILITAMNPCPCGHYGDTLQPCICSAAQIQRYRHKISGPLLDRIDLHIEVPAVTTRELVHENQGNGGEPSATIRLRVTRARALQQKRLNHLPRPSNAALNDRDLKKFCRLDSACRELLEKTMDRLGLSARAYSRILKVARTIADLKGSPEINSFDIAEAIQFRSLDRRLVF; from the coding sequence ATGTTTACAACCATTCTCAGCGCCTCTCTGGTCGGCATTCGCGCCCTGCCGGTCGAAGTTGAAGTAGACGTCTCCCGCGGCCTGCCCAATTTCATTGTCGTCGGCCTTGCCGATAACGCGATCAAGGAGAGTAAGGAAAGAATCCGCTCAGCCATCAAAAATTGCGGTTTCAAGTTCCCGGCCCGCCGCATTACCATCAATCTGGCTCCGGCCGACCTGCGCAAGGAAGGCACGGCCCTGGATCTGCCGGCCGCGCTCGGCATCATCGCCGGCGAAGAATCCGGACTTGCAAACAACGCTGCCCTGAAAGATTATCTTTTCTGCGGCGAGCTCTCCCTTGACGGCCGTATCAAAGAAATCCGCGGTGCCCTGCCGAGTGCCATGGCCGCCCGGGAATGCGGCTGCCGGGGTCTGTTCCTGCCCCGCGCCAACGCCATGGAAGCGGCGGCGGTCAGCGGGATTGAGATTATCGCGGTCGAACATCTGCAGGAAACCCTGGACATCATCAACGGGAAAATCCCCCGACCTCAGCTCCCCACAACATGCGAAAGGATTGACCGGGATCTCGATAAAAACCTCGACTTCGCCGATGTACGGGGGCAGCAGCAAGCTAAAAGAGCTCTGGAAATCGCCGCCGCCGGCGGCCACAATCTTCTTTTTGTCGGTCCTCCGGGCAGCGGCAAAACCATGCTGGCTCAACGCCTGCCTTCAATTCTGCCGCCACTGAGCTTTAGCGAGGCCCTGGAAAGCACGATCATTCACAGCGTCGCCGGACTCATTCACAACGGTCAGGGACTGTTACGACAACGCCCCTTTCGGGCCCCGCACCATACGATCTCAGATGTTGCCCTGATCGGCGGCGGGGCCCAACCCCGCCCCGGAGAAGTCACTCTGGCCCATAACGGGGTCCTTTTCCTGGATGAGTTTCCTGAATTTCGCCGCTCCGCCCTCGAGGTTCTGCGCCAACCTCTGGAAAACCGCGAGATCACGATCAGCCGGGCTCAGTCCCAAGCCCTGTTCCCAGCCGACTTCATCCTGATCACGGCCATGAATCCCTGTCCCTGCGGCCATTACGGCGACACCCTGCAGCCATGTATTTGCAGCGCCGCCCAAATTCAGCGCTATCGCCATAAAATTTCCGGTCCTCTGCTCGACCGGATCGATCTTCACATTGAGGTGCCGGCGGTCACCACCCGGGAACTGGTTCATGAAAACCAGGGAAACGGCGGTGAACCTTCGGCGACGATTCGCCTGCGTGTCACCCGCGCGCGGGCGCTGCAACAAAAAAGGCTGAATCATCTGCCCCGTCCCAGTAACGCCGCCCTGAATGATCGGGATTTGAAAAAATTCTGCCGACTTGACTCCGCCTGCCGCGAGCTGTTGGAAAAAACCATGGACCGGCTTGGCCTCAGCGCCAGAGCCTACAGCCGGATTCTGAAAGTCGCCCGCACGATCGCCGATCTTAAGGGGAGCCCGGAGATCAACAGTTTCGATATCGCCGAGGCCATTCAGTTTCGTTCATTGGATCGACGCCTGGTTTTCTGA
- a CDS encoding adenosylmethionine--8-amino-7-oxononanoate transaminase, which yields MIDLQERDRRSLWHPYAAAPAAIAPYIVKSAAGTRLTLADGRRLIDGMSSWWAAIHGYNHPRLNAALTRQLESMAHVMFGGLTHEPAILLAEKLLALAPPGLGRVFFVDSGSVAVEVALKMALQYWIAVGKPAKKRFLVPRGGYHGDTFGAMSVCDPVNGMHHLFADLVMPQLFAPAPKIPFSGDWDEQEMVAIEELIRRHQRELAAVIVEPVVQGAGGMRFYHPRYLRALRKLCDEYDLLLIADEIATGFGRTGELFACDHAGITPDILCLGKALTGGYLSFAATLTREFISQKISSGNPGLLLHGPTFMANPLACAVALASIELLEESPWRTQVAGIEQRLREGLAPCRNLPGVSEVRVLGAIGVVETTAPVDVAKIQARVVSRGVWLRPFAHLCYTMPPFLISENDLDEITAAMVYAFS from the coding sequence ATGATTGATCTGCAGGAGCGTGATCGCCGCTCGCTCTGGCATCCCTACGCGGCGGCCCCGGCGGCCATTGCTCCCTATATCGTTAAAAGCGCTGCCGGCACCCGTCTGACCCTGGCGGACGGGCGGCGGCTGATTGACGGCATGTCATCGTGGTGGGCCGCCATTCACGGTTATAATCACCCTCGGCTCAACGCCGCCTTGACCAGGCAGCTGGAAAGCATGGCCCATGTTATGTTCGGCGGTCTGACTCATGAACCGGCGATTTTACTGGCGGAAAAATTGCTGGCCCTGGCCCCTCCGGGACTGGGCCGGGTATTTTTTGTCGATTCGGGATCGGTGGCGGTTGAGGTGGCGCTTAAAATGGCGCTGCAATACTGGATTGCCGTCGGAAAGCCCGCCAAAAAACGTTTTCTGGTCCCGCGCGGCGGTTATCATGGCGATACTTTCGGGGCCATGTCGGTTTGCGATCCGGTCAACGGCATGCATCATCTTTTTGCCGATCTGGTGATGCCTCAGCTTTTTGCCCCGGCGCCCAAAATTCCCTTCTCCGGAGACTGGGACGAGCAGGAGATGGTCGCTATTGAAGAACTGATCCGGCGGCATCAGCGGGAACTGGCGGCGGTAATTGTTGAACCTGTGGTGCAGGGCGCCGGCGGCATGCGCTTTTACCATCCCCGCTATCTGCGGGCTCTGCGTAAACTCTGCGATGAGTACGATTTACTCCTGATCGCCGATGAAATCGCCACCGGTTTCGGTCGCACCGGGGAACTCTTTGCTTGCGACCATGCCGGGATCACGCCCGATATCCTTTGTCTGGGCAAGGCCCTTACGGGTGGTTATCTGAGTTTTGCCGCGACCTTGACCCGGGAATTTATCAGTCAGAAAATCAGCTCCGGAAATCCGGGGCTGCTGCTGCATGGACCGACCTTTATGGCCAATCCCCTGGCCTGCGCCGTGGCCCTGGCCAGTATAGAACTGCTGGAAGAATCGCCCTGGCGGACGCAGGTGGCCGGTATCGAGCAGAGGCTGCGCGAGGGACTTGCTCCATGCCGCAACCTGCCCGGGGTGAGTGAGGTTCGGGTTCTTGGCGCGATCGGGGTGGTGGAAACCACGGCTCCGGTCGATGTCGCAAAAATTCAGGCGAGGGTGGTGTCGCGTGGTGTCTGGCTGCGTCCTTTCGCACATCTCTGTTATACAATGCCACCTTTTCTGATTTCGGAGAATGACCTTGATGAAATTACCGCGGCGATGGTTTACGCCTTTTCCTGA
- the dksA gene encoding RNA polymerase-binding protein DksA, with product MDAEQLEYFRRILLEKKQEVEERVEQLKKGDIHTNKDDLYDDIDAASVDADHSLLFRIRGREAHLIKKINEALEQIDAGTYGICAECGEDINIERLKARPVAPLCIACKEEQEKIEKRKGR from the coding sequence ATGGATGCTGAACAGCTTGAATATTTTCGCCGGATTCTGTTGGAAAAAAAACAAGAGGTGGAAGAACGGGTGGAGCAGCTCAAAAAGGGCGATATCCATACCAATAAAGATGATTTGTATGATGATATCGATGCCGCCAGTGTCGATGCCGACCACAGCCTGCTGTTTCGCATCCGCGGCCGGGAAGCGCACCTGATCAAGAAAATCAATGAGGCCCTTGAGCAGATCGATGCCGGTACTTATGGTATTTGCGCTGAGTGCGGAGAAGACATCAACATCGAGCGTCTCAAGGCCCGCCCGGTAGCCCCCCTGTGTATCGCCTGTAAGGAAGAACAGGAGAAGATCGAGAAACGCAAAGGTCGTTAG
- a CDS encoding leucine--tRNA ligase codes for MEAEYNPRVLEKKWQDRWRADRIFAAGRQEGEKYYLLEMFPYPSGKIHMGHVRNYSIGDVMARFQRMRGRDVLHPMGWDAFGMPAENAAIAHKVHPVAWTRRNIEEMRAQLQRLGFSYDWERELATCDPSYYRWEQLFFLQMLERDLVYKKEAKVNWCAECQTVLANEQVENGCCWRCGRETETKDLSQWFFRITAYAEELLAGCDELQGGWPERVITMQKNWIGKSVGAEIDFAVEGRADCRIKVFTTRQDTLFGATFMSLAPDHPLAIELAAGTGQEAAVAAFIEKMRCLEQNERDPGALEKEGVFTGSYCLNPLTGRRMPIYLANFVLSGYGTGAVMAVPAHDQRDFEFARMYDLPIMVVIQPDGPPLVPEEMTEAYTGEGRLVNSGSFDGCENLQALDLIAVYLAEQGIGKKAVTYRLRDWGVSRQRYWGAPIPVIYCEKCGIVPVPIADLPVTLPENVDLCGSGGSPLGRVDSFVNTTCPRCGGPARRETDTMDTFVESSWYYMRYACATYDDAPLQREAVKKWLPVDHYVGGIEHAILHLLYSRFFTRVLRDLGYIDFSEPFTRLLTQGMVIKDGAKMSKSKGNVVDPNALIAKYGADTARMFSLFASPPELDLEWNDQGVEGAYRFLSRLWRLVYTLLPALGGVAAFAGEMVDVPQDYVALRRKTHQTIARVRSDIEERLHFNTAISAIMELVNELKGYTPEAAQNDRVLAALLREALETVVLLLSPIVPHICEELWLELGHQGGLSYVPVPQVDAAALLEDRVLVVVQINGKVRERLMVARDLAEDEVSNLALASERVRKYVDGKPPRKVVVVPNKLVNIVV; via the coding sequence ATGGAAGCGGAATATAATCCTCGAGTATTGGAAAAAAAATGGCAGGATCGTTGGCGGGCGGATAGAATCTTTGCCGCCGGTCGTCAGGAAGGCGAGAAATATTACTTGCTTGAAATGTTTCCCTATCCTTCCGGCAAGATCCATATGGGACATGTGCGTAATTATTCGATCGGGGATGTGATGGCCCGTTTTCAGCGGATGCGGGGACGCGATGTCCTGCATCCCATGGGTTGGGATGCCTTCGGCATGCCGGCTGAAAATGCCGCGATCGCCCACAAGGTTCATCCCGTCGCCTGGACGCGGCGCAATATTGAAGAAATGCGGGCCCAGTTGCAACGCCTGGGCTTTAGTTATGACTGGGAGCGGGAGCTGGCGACCTGCGATCCTTCCTATTATCGCTGGGAACAGCTTTTCTTTCTCCAGATGCTGGAAAGAGATCTGGTTTATAAAAAAGAAGCCAAGGTGAATTGGTGTGCCGAGTGTCAGACCGTTCTGGCCAATGAGCAGGTTGAAAACGGTTGCTGCTGGCGTTGTGGTCGAGAGACCGAGACCAAGGATTTAAGCCAGTGGTTTTTTCGGATTACCGCTTACGCCGAAGAGCTGCTGGCCGGTTGTGATGAACTGCAGGGGGGCTGGCCGGAACGGGTCATCACCATGCAGAAGAACTGGATCGGCAAAAGTGTCGGAGCGGAGATCGACTTCGCGGTGGAGGGACGCGCGGATTGTCGCATCAAGGTTTTTACCACCAGACAGGACACTCTGTTTGGTGCGACCTTCATGAGTCTGGCCCCTGATCATCCGTTGGCGATTGAACTTGCCGCAGGTACCGGCCAGGAAGCGGCGGTGGCCGCTTTTATCGAAAAAATGCGCTGTCTTGAGCAGAATGAGCGCGACCCCGGCGCGCTGGAGAAAGAAGGGGTTTTTACCGGCAGTTACTGTCTTAATCCGCTGACCGGGCGGCGCATGCCGATCTATCTGGCTAACTTTGTACTCTCCGGTTACGGTACCGGCGCGGTGATGGCGGTGCCGGCTCATGATCAGCGCGATTTTGAGTTTGCCAGAATGTATGATCTGCCAATTATGGTCGTGATTCAACCTGACGGTCCGCCCCTGGTGCCCGAAGAAATGACCGAGGCCTATACCGGGGAAGGACGGCTGGTTAATTCGGGGTCTTTTGACGGTTGTGAAAATCTTCAGGCCCTTGATCTGATCGCCGTCTATCTGGCGGAGCAGGGCATCGGCAAAAAAGCTGTGACTTATCGTTTGCGGGACTGGGGGGTTTCACGGCAGCGTTACTGGGGAGCACCGATTCCGGTTATTTACTGTGAAAAATGCGGAATTGTTCCGGTGCCCATAGCCGATCTGCCCGTGACCCTACCCGAGAATGTCGATCTCTGTGGCAGCGGGGGTTCCCCGCTGGGCCGGGTGGATAGCTTTGTCAATACTACTTGTCCTCGTTGCGGGGGTCCGGCTCGTCGTGAGACTGACACGATGGATACCTTTGTTGAGTCTTCCTGGTATTATATGCGCTATGCCTGCGCTACTTATGATGATGCGCCACTGCAGCGGGAGGCCGTCAAAAAATGGCTGCCGGTCGATCATTATGTCGGCGGCATCGAGCACGCGATTCTGCATTTACTGTATTCACGTTTCTTTACCCGGGTCCTGCGGGATTTGGGATATATCGATTTCTCGGAACCCTTTACCCGGCTTCTGACCCAGGGCATGGTCATAAAAGATGGAGCCAAGATGTCGAAATCAAAAGGTAATGTGGTTGATCCCAATGCCTTGATTGCAAAGTATGGAGCGGATACGGCCCGAATGTTCAGTCTGTTCGCATCACCTCCCGAGCTGGATCTGGAATGGAATGATCAGGGCGTTGAAGGTGCCTATCGTTTTCTGAGCCGACTCTGGCGCTTGGTTTATACCCTGCTTCCGGCATTAGGCGGGGTGGCCGCCTTTGCCGGGGAGATGGTAGATGTGCCGCAGGATTATGTTGCCCTGCGGCGCAAGACGCATCAGACGATTGCCCGGGTGCGCTCCGATATCGAGGAGCGACTGCATTTTAACACGGCGATCAGCGCGATCATGGAATTGGTCAACGAATTGAAAGGTTATACGCCCGAGGCGGCGCAAAACGACCGGGTGCTGGCGGCTTTGTTGCGGGAGGCGCTGGAAACCGTGGTTCTGCTGCTTTCACCCATTGTTCCACATATCTGTGAGGAACTTTGGCTGGAGCTCGGCCATCAGGGTGGTTTGAGCTATGTCCCGGTGCCGCAGGTCGATGCGGCGGCGCTGCTGGAGGACCGTGTTCTGGTGGTTGTTCAGATCAACGGCAAGGTCAGGGAGCGGTTGATGGTGGCTCGGGATCTGGCGGAGGATGAGGTAAGCAACCTGGCCTTGGCCAGCGAACGGGTGCGGAAGTATGTCGACGGCAAACCTCCGCGCAAGGTGGTCGTGGTTCCCAATAAGCTGGTTAATATTGTTGTTTGA
- the holA gene encoding DNA polymerase III subunit delta, translating to MLKTLDEAFSRALTDTSFWGCLLYGSENYPHAYLSHGLKTLADRGQVLEIFDCSQLSLPDFRLTCATPSFFAASKIVHLYNLDQFAKNDLEKLLEWIEREAPRSPVRALFLSSFKLDGRSFLVSRLKKKDFFIVKSDKMKPAEVRQRLLQRLQEHEIAIDGKVLDELVLLHDANLPMLESELEKMELYVGPGGRIDRRTADLLGVDSGGGNIFAFCDAVCEGQLPRSLEILEALLRARTEPLLILAMLARQYRLLGRAASPELQRLTSSKLAEALKIHPYVAGKLLTQVKRMKPMVYAPAFKIMLEVDRALKRSLLPSRLILEDMVLQLVRVATAK from the coding sequence ATGTTGAAGACCCTGGATGAGGCTTTTTCCCGGGCGCTTACCGATACTTCTTTTTGGGGTTGCCTTCTTTATGGCAGCGAAAATTATCCCCACGCCTATCTCAGTCATGGCCTGAAAACCCTGGCCGACCGCGGACAGGTATTGGAAATCTTCGATTGTTCCCAGCTTTCTCTGCCGGATTTTCGCTTGACTTGCGCGACCCCTTCCTTTTTTGCCGCCAGTAAAATCGTTCACCTTTACAATCTCGATCAATTCGCGAAAAATGATTTAGAAAAACTGCTTGAGTGGATAGAGCGTGAAGCTCCAAGAAGCCCGGTGCGGGCTCTTTTCCTGAGCAGTTTTAAGCTCGATGGACGATCTTTTTTGGTCTCACGACTGAAGAAGAAAGATTTTTTCATTGTCAAAAGTGATAAAATGAAGCCGGCTGAAGTACGCCAGCGCTTGCTGCAGAGGTTGCAGGAACATGAAATTGCGATTGACGGCAAGGTTCTGGATGAGCTGGTGCTGTTGCATGATGCGAATCTGCCGATGCTTGAATCAGAGCTTGAAAAAATGGAGCTTTATGTCGGCCCCGGCGGCCGGATTGATCGGCGTACTGCCGACCTGCTTGGAGTAGACAGTGGGGGAGGCAATATTTTTGCCTTTTGTGATGCTGTCTGTGAAGGACAACTGCCCCGGTCCCTGGAAATTCTTGAAGCCCTGCTTCGCGCCCGGACAGAGCCTTTGCTGATATTGGCGATGCTGGCTCGCCAATATCGCCTTCTGGGGCGCGCTGCGTCTCCGGAACTGCAGCGCCTGACTTCGTCCAAGCTGGCTGAAGCCTTGAAAATTCATCCTTATGTGGCGGGTAAGCTGTTGACGCAGGTGAAAAGAATGAAACCGATGGTCTACGCTCCAGCCTTTAAAATTATGCTAGAGGTTGATCGGGCTTTAAAAAGATCTCTGCTTCCTTCCAGGCTTATCCTCGAGGATATGGTTTTGCAACTGGTACGGGTTGCGACGGCAAAATGA
- a CDS encoding HDIG domain-containing protein: MKIPDYETCCCLLRRYAVPEHIIAHSRQVALVSLCLEEGLALRGVRFAPNLLMSAALLHDIAKMESIEMGRDHACLGAEWLKAEACPEIAEIIINHVYLKTDLAGPIVAREIIYYADKRVRHVEIVSVAERLADLRERYGCDSSAMGRLDELEALTLAVEKKIFQRLDFTPGEVGFLCREKKILT; encoded by the coding sequence ATGAAAATTCCTGATTACGAAACCTGTTGCTGTTTGCTGCGGCGTTATGCTGTCCCAGAGCATATCATTGCGCACAGTCGGCAGGTTGCGCTAGTCAGCCTCTGTCTGGAAGAAGGGCTGGCACTCAGAGGGGTCAGGTTTGCGCCAAATCTGCTCATGAGCGCGGCCCTGTTGCATGATATTGCCAAGATGGAGTCAATTGAAATGGGGCGGGATCATGCCTGCCTTGGAGCTGAGTGGCTGAAGGCGGAAGCTTGTCCTGAAATAGCTGAAATTATAATTAATCACGTCTATCTGAAAACAGATTTGGCCGGGCCGATTGTGGCCCGGGAGATAATTTACTATGCCGATAAACGGGTGCGGCATGTCGAGATTGTCTCGGTTGCCGAAAGGTTGGCGGACTTGCGCGAGCGTTATGGTTGCGATTCCTCTGCAATGGGAAGATTGGACGAACTTGAGGCCCTGACCCTGGCGGTCGAAAAAAAAATTTTTCAAAGACTGGATTTCACTCCCGGTGAAGTCGGATTTCTTTGTCGGGAGAAAAAAATATTGACATAA
- the rpsU gene encoding 30S ribosomal protein S21: protein MEIKVIDNDVEKAIKILKNKLNKSGLFRELKKRRHYEKPSVKKKKKHAEALKRQAKKRRFGMR, encoded by the coding sequence ATGGAAATCAAGGTGATCGACAATGATGTCGAAAAGGCAATTAAAATCCTCAAAAACAAACTTAATAAGTCAGGTTTGTTCCGGGAGCTGAAAAAGAGACGGCATTATGAAAAGCCGAGCGTCAAGAAGAAAAAGAAACATGCCGAGGCCCTGAAGCGACAGGCCAAGAAAAGACGTTTCGGAATGCGCTGA
- a CDS encoding aspartate 1-decarboxylase, which produces MLLNMFKGKLHRATVTDANLAYEGSITIDRTLLETSGILPYEQVQIYNLTNGARFTTYVIEGDYDSGEICINGAAARLARKGDMLIIAAYALLDAKEAATFKPRNILVDENNRIVNQTVK; this is translated from the coding sequence ATGCTACTTAACATGTTTAAAGGAAAACTGCATCGGGCCACGGTCACCGATGCCAATCTCGCCTACGAAGGCAGTATTACCATTGACAGAACCCTGCTTGAGACCTCCGGCATTCTCCCTTATGAACAGGTTCAGATTTACAATTTGACCAACGGGGCCCGTTTTACGACTTATGTCATCGAGGGTGATTACGACTCCGGGGAGATATGCATAAACGGCGCCGCAGCCCGGCTGGCCCGCAAAGGTGATATGCTAATCATCGCCGCCTATGCACTTCTTGACGCCAAAGAAGCTGCGACTTTCAAGCCACGCAATATCTTGGTTGATGAAAACAACCGGATCGTCAATCAAACGGTCAAATAA
- a CDS encoding pantoate--beta-alanine ligase, whose protein sequence is MQQISDPQEIQRIALSGRRAGQRIALIPTMGYLHEGHLSLMRKARQRADQVIVSIFVNPIQFGPHEDLERYPRDLVGDLAKCHSVGVDFVFTPNDAELYPKDFQTSVAVNQLSQGLCGAGRPGHFQGVTTVVAKLFNLTLPDLAFFGEKDFQQLVVIRRMVMDLNFPVTIVGVPIVREADGLAMSSRNAYLAPELRREAPLIYQALTHARQLYEQGRRYSDELLSAVRRKLEKNLSVTFAIEYIKLCRVDNLNEINGQITGPSVLLIAIRLGETRLIDNLQLNN, encoded by the coding sequence ATGCAACAGATAAGCGATCCCCAAGAGATTCAGCGGATTGCCCTGAGTGGTCGCCGTGCGGGACAGCGGATAGCTCTGATACCAACCATGGGTTATCTCCACGAAGGTCATCTTTCCCTGATGCGGAAAGCCCGCCAAAGGGCCGACCAGGTCATCGTCTCAATCTTCGTCAACCCGATCCAGTTTGGCCCCCATGAAGATCTTGAGCGTTATCCCCGCGATCTGGTCGGCGACCTGGCAAAATGCCATAGCGTTGGAGTAGATTTTGTTTTCACTCCGAACGATGCAGAACTCTACCCGAAGGATTTTCAGACTTCGGTCGCGGTTAACCAGCTCAGCCAGGGCCTTTGCGGAGCCGGACGCCCGGGACATTTTCAAGGGGTAACCACGGTCGTCGCAAAACTTTTCAACCTGACCTTGCCGGACCTCGCCTTCTTCGGTGAAAAAGACTTTCAGCAACTGGTGGTTATCAGGCGCATGGTTATGGACCTCAATTTTCCGGTAACCATCGTCGGGGTTCCGATTGTCCGTGAAGCGGATGGTCTGGCCATGAGTTCCCGTAATGCCTACCTGGCTCCGGAGCTGCGCCGGGAGGCTCCCTTGATCTACCAGGCTCTGACTCATGCCCGTCAACTATACGAACAGGGTCGGCGTTACAGCGACGAACTCCTTTCCGCCGTTCGCCGGAAACTTGAGAAGAACCTTAGCGTCACCTTTGCAATCGAATACATAAAGCTCTGCCGCGTCGACAATTTAAACGAAATCAACGGCCAGATCACCGGGCCCTCCGTCCTACTGATCGCAATCCGTCTCGGCGAAACCCGCTTGATTGACAACCTGCAACTGAATAACTGA
- the panB gene encoding 3-methyl-2-oxobutanoate hydroxymethyltransferase encodes MTKPVTTTILAEMKKQGEKITMVTGYDYPFARLLDQSGIDCILVGDSLGVVVAGHKNTLPVTVEDMIYHGKAVVRGTERALVIIDLPFMSYQVSRADARLQAGRIMKETGAGAVKLEGGVSMEKTIRSLVDIGVPVCGHIGLTPQAVNQLGGFKVQRERERLLEDAQAVAAAGAFALVIECVPTGIATEISRSLEIPTIGIGAGPGCDGQVLVLHDMLTLFDRFRPSFVKPYADLGTETRKAMQKYSEEVKNGSFPEAEHSFS; translated from the coding sequence ATGACAAAACCTGTAACCACTACCATTTTAGCCGAGATGAAAAAACAGGGTGAAAAAATCACCATGGTCACCGGCTACGACTATCCTTTTGCCCGACTGCTTGACCAAAGCGGCATCGACTGCATCTTGGTGGGAGACTCTCTGGGAGTCGTGGTGGCCGGGCACAAAAACACCCTCCCGGTAACCGTCGAGGACATGATTTACCATGGCAAAGCCGTGGTGCGCGGCACGGAACGGGCACTGGTCATCATTGACCTTCCCTTCATGAGTTATCAAGTAAGTCGTGCGGATGCCCGCCTGCAGGCCGGCAGAATCATGAAGGAGACCGGTGCCGGAGCGGTTAAGCTGGAAGGCGGAGTCAGCATGGAGAAAACCATCAGGTCACTGGTTGACATAGGCGTTCCGGTGTGTGGTCACATTGGTCTGACCCCCCAGGCCGTCAATCAACTTGGAGGTTTCAAAGTCCAACGGGAGAGGGAACGACTTCTGGAAGACGCGCAGGCCGTGGCCGCCGCCGGGGCTTTCGCTCTGGTGATTGAATGCGTACCCACAGGTATCGCCACCGAGATCAGCCGGAGCCTGGAAATTCCCACGATCGGCATCGGAGCCGGTCCTGGTTGTGACGGCCAAGTTCTGGTTCTCCACGACATGTTGACCTTGTTCGACCGTTTTCGCCCATCATTTGTCAAACCATACGCCGATCTCGGTACGGAAACCAGAAAAGCCATGCAAAAATATAGCGAGGAAGTCAAAAATGGAAGCTTCCCCGAAGCTGAACACTCTTTCAGTTAA